One stretch of Planococcus sp. PAMC 21323 DNA includes these proteins:
- the tsaE gene encoding tRNA (adenosine(37)-N6)-threonylcarbamoyltransferase complex ATPase subunit type 1 TsaE: MTYTKILKSPEETESFAIYLAERLEAGDLLTLEGDLGAGKTTFTKGLAKGLGIQRMVNSPTFTILKQYSGRLDLNHFDVYRLENSDEDIGFDEFFDSEAVSVVEWARFIEEYLPKERLEITINRQSEQERKMTLNPIGRRYENLCRELNL; encoded by the coding sequence ATGACATATACTAAAATACTAAAATCGCCTGAAGAAACCGAAAGCTTTGCTATCTATCTTGCGGAACGATTAGAGGCTGGAGATTTGCTAACGCTTGAAGGAGATTTGGGTGCTGGAAAAACTACTTTTACAAAAGGCTTAGCTAAAGGTCTTGGCATTCAACGGATGGTGAACAGTCCAACGTTTACCATCTTAAAACAATATTCGGGTCGACTAGACTTGAATCATTTCGATGTCTATCGTCTCGAAAACAGCGACGAAGATATTGGCTTTGATGAATTCTTCGATAGCGAAGCTGTATCGGTTGTTGAATGGGCAAGATTTATTGAAGAATATTTACCAAAAGAACGCTTAGAAATCACCATCAACCGACAATCTGAACAAGAACGAAAAATGACCTTGAATCCGATTGGCAGACGGTATGAAAATCTTTGCAGGGAGCTAAACTTATGA
- the tsaB gene encoding tRNA (adenosine(37)-N6)-threonylcarbamoyltransferase complex dimerization subunit type 1 TsaB: protein MIYLGIDTSNSPLSLALVEDGRVLIEETSNLKINHSLTAMPAIEEMMKKAKVAPADLTHIAVAEGPGSYTGVRIGLTIAKTLAWSLKIPLHLVSSLKVLAANGKGFEGLVCPIMDARRGTAFIGLYEGLSLNTVFADRHSDVKEFLHKIKELNRPVMFTGVDADLHQALIKEVLGEQAHWSEVSNRLPRASNLILLAQESKESAVHHAVPEYRRITEAEANYNKAQEGKAL from the coding sequence ATGATCTATCTCGGAATTGATACCTCGAATTCTCCACTGTCTCTCGCGTTAGTTGAGGATGGAAGAGTTTTAATAGAAGAAACATCTAATTTAAAAATCAATCACTCGTTAACAGCGATGCCTGCCATTGAAGAAATGATGAAAAAGGCAAAAGTTGCACCTGCGGACTTGACGCATATAGCAGTAGCGGAAGGACCCGGTTCGTATACAGGAGTACGTATTGGTTTAACGATTGCCAAGACATTAGCATGGTCATTGAAAATTCCACTCCATCTTGTTTCAAGTTTAAAAGTACTTGCAGCAAACGGAAAGGGCTTTGAGGGGCTAGTTTGTCCAATAATGGATGCTCGGCGAGGAACAGCTTTTATCGGCTTGTATGAAGGTCTTAGCTTAAACACTGTTTTTGCTGATCGACATAGTGATGTAAAAGAATTCTTACACAAAATTAAAGAACTCAATCGTCCTGTCATGTTTACCGGAGTTGACGCTGACTTGCACCAAGCACTTATTAAAGAAGTGCTTGGGGAGCAGGCTCATTGGAGTGAAGTTTCAAATAGATTGCCACGCGCATCAAACTTGATCCTGTTGGCTCAAGAGTCTAAGGAAAGCGCTGTTCATCACGCTGTTCCTGAGTATCGCCGGATTACAGAAGCTGAAGCAAACTATAATAAAGCTCAAGAAGGTAAAGCGCTATGA
- the rimI gene encoding ribosomal protein S18-alanine N-acetyltransferase, with the protein MSETVSYRKMTVEDVDAVYEIEKLSFTLPWTKDAFFNEMNINEHAYYVIAETEEGIVGYCGMWLVMDEAHVTNIAIHPDQRGKKLGGGLMEAAIETAKAQGAVLMTLEARVSNTVAQNLYRKLGFKNGGIRKRYYTDNYEDAIVMWVKFDE; encoded by the coding sequence ATGAGTGAAACCGTAAGTTATAGAAAAATGACGGTTGAAGACGTTGACGCGGTTTACGAAATTGAAAAACTGTCTTTTACACTGCCTTGGACGAAGGATGCTTTTTTCAATGAAATGAATATTAATGAGCATGCGTATTATGTTATTGCTGAAACGGAGGAAGGTATTGTTGGATATTGTGGAATGTGGCTTGTGATGGATGAAGCACATGTGACCAATATCGCTATTCACCCGGATCAGCGAGGGAAAAAACTAGGTGGCGGATTAATGGAAGCGGCGATTGAGACTGCGAAAGCGCAAGGGGCTGTATTAATGACATTAGAAGCTCGAGTCAGTAATACAGTAGCTCAAAATCTTTATCGAAAGTTAGGATTTAAAAATGGTGGCATTCGTAAGCGGTATTATACGGATAATTACGAAGATGCCATAGTTATGTGGGTGAAATTCGATGAATAA
- the tsaD gene encoding tRNA (adenosine(37)-N6)-threonylcarbamoyltransferase complex transferase subunit TsaD, with the protein MNKDIYILGIETSCDETAASVVKNGTEIISNVVASQIESHKRFGGVVPEIASRHHVEQITLVIEEALQLAQLEPHQLNAVAVTEGPGLVGALLVGVNAAKAFAFAHQLPLVGVHHIAGHIYANRLEQEMEFPLLALVISGGHTELIYMKEHGDFTVIGETRDDAAGEAYDKVARTLDLPYPGGPHIDRLAHVGEEAIMFPRVWLEEGSYDFSFSGLKSSVLNYMHNAAQRGEKVVPEHVAAGFQNSVVEVVTGKTVRAAEEYQVRQVIAAGGVAANKGLRSSLEKSFNEKGVPFYIPSLPLCTDNAAMIAAAGTVMYQKGLFGTMAMNGRPGMQLTSWV; encoded by the coding sequence ATGAATAAAGACATTTATATATTGGGAATCGAAACAAGCTGTGATGAAACAGCAGCTTCTGTTGTTAAAAATGGAACGGAAATCATCTCGAATGTTGTAGCATCTCAAATTGAAAGCCATAAACGCTTTGGTGGCGTGGTACCAGAAATCGCTTCAAGACACCATGTAGAGCAAATCACTTTAGTCATTGAAGAAGCTTTGCAATTAGCGCAACTAGAACCGCATCAATTGAATGCAGTCGCAGTAACAGAAGGACCTGGATTAGTCGGTGCTTTACTAGTGGGCGTTAACGCCGCTAAAGCTTTTGCTTTTGCTCATCAACTACCTTTAGTAGGCGTTCATCATATTGCAGGTCATATATACGCCAATCGTTTAGAACAGGAAATGGAATTCCCACTGCTTGCTTTAGTGATTTCTGGTGGCCATACAGAGCTTATTTATATGAAAGAACATGGTGATTTCACTGTTATTGGAGAAACGCGTGATGATGCAGCAGGAGAAGCTTATGATAAAGTGGCACGGACATTAGACCTGCCTTATCCTGGTGGCCCTCATATTGATCGCTTGGCACATGTTGGAGAAGAAGCGATCATGTTCCCAAGAGTTTGGCTGGAAGAAGGGTCGTACGATTTTAGTTTTAGTGGATTAAAATCGTCCGTCTTAAATTATATGCATAATGCAGCTCAACGCGGTGAAAAAGTGGTGCCTGAGCACGTAGCAGCAGGTTTTCAAAACAGTGTGGTTGAAGTTGTAACGGGTAAAACGGTTCGTGCAGCTGAAGAATATCAAGTTCGTCAAGTCATTGCCGCAGGTGGAGTTGCTGCGAATAAAGGATTGCGAAGCTCTTTAGAAAAATCATTCAATGAAAAAGGAGTACCATTCTATATTCCTTCGTTACCATTATGTACAGATAATGCAGCCATGATCGCAGCGGCAGGAACTGTCATGTATCAAAAAGGACTGTTCGGCACAATGGCCATGAATGGACGACCAGGTATGCAATTGACATCATGGGTTTAA
- a CDS encoding ABC-F family ATP-binding cassette domain-containing protein, protein MIVLQVNQVHKSFGAEEILSGVKLEVQHRDRVALVGRNGAGKSTLLKIIAGDMSYDSGDISMPKDLTIGYLEQQTNLESDATIWDEMMTIFHHFREQESKLRHLEAQMANPDVYNNPEENDKVMKQYDVLQHDFKDAGGYQYESDTRAILHGMKFYPEDYDKKVTSLSGGQKTRLMLAKHLLSKPELLILDEPTNHLDIETLSWLENYLKNYPGALLIVSHDRYFLDQVVTLVYEVSRHRVKKYTGNYSRYLDEKSKQYELDQKQFEKQQGEKAKLEDYVQRNLARASTTKMAQSRRKVLQKTDWMEAPDGNEKSASFGFTIGKQSGNDVLNIQSLAIGYSTEPVSKDISAKLYRQESLALVGPNGVGKSTLLKTIMKELKPLEGDIHYGTGIQFGYYDQEQANLKGNKLVLNELWDDYPLINEKDIRGILGRFLFTGDDVLKPVSTLSGGEKARVALAKLMMQKANVLLLDEPTNHLDLDSKEVLENALLDYPGTLLFVSHDRYFMNRIATKVIELTQDGTTEYLGDYDYYVEKKLEIAELKALDEAGSVTEVKAPVASSTSQIDKEAKKRERQLLRQSEEIEQSMEKLDLQITDIEKQLCKPEIFQDHERVLPLQNELEELKSTHEEVMTQWLEIQEEIENM, encoded by the coding sequence ATGATTGTTTTACAAGTAAACCAAGTCCATAAATCATTTGGCGCAGAAGAGATTCTCTCAGGCGTTAAATTAGAAGTACAACACCGCGATCGCGTGGCATTAGTAGGCCGCAACGGCGCAGGAAAATCGACTTTATTGAAAATTATTGCTGGAGATATGTCTTACGATAGCGGCGATATTAGCATGCCTAAAGATTTAACCATCGGCTATTTGGAACAACAAACCAATTTAGAATCAGACGCGACTATTTGGGATGAAATGATGACGATTTTCCATCATTTTCGTGAACAAGAATCGAAACTTCGCCATTTAGAAGCACAAATGGCAAATCCTGATGTCTATAACAACCCGGAAGAAAATGATAAAGTGATGAAACAATACGACGTTTTGCAGCATGACTTTAAAGATGCAGGCGGCTATCAATACGAATCGGATACACGCGCCATTCTTCACGGCATGAAATTTTATCCGGAAGATTACGATAAAAAAGTGACATCTTTATCAGGTGGGCAAAAAACGCGTCTTATGTTGGCGAAACATTTGCTAAGCAAACCCGAGCTTTTAATCCTCGATGAGCCGACCAACCACTTAGACATTGAAACCTTAAGTTGGTTGGAAAACTATTTGAAAAATTACCCTGGCGCTTTACTTATTGTTTCCCATGACCGTTATTTCCTAGATCAAGTAGTTACGCTCGTATATGAAGTATCTCGTCATCGCGTTAAAAAGTATACCGGTAACTACAGTCGATACTTGGACGAAAAATCGAAGCAATACGAACTTGACCAAAAGCAGTTTGAAAAACAACAAGGGGAAAAGGCTAAGCTCGAAGATTACGTCCAGCGCAACTTAGCCCGAGCTTCCACAACGAAAATGGCGCAAAGCCGCCGGAAAGTTTTGCAGAAAACCGATTGGATGGAAGCCCCCGATGGCAATGAAAAATCAGCGAGCTTTGGTTTTACAATTGGCAAACAAAGCGGTAACGATGTATTGAATATACAATCGTTAGCTATTGGCTATAGCACAGAACCCGTATCCAAAGACATTTCAGCAAAACTATACCGCCAAGAAAGTTTAGCTTTAGTCGGACCAAACGGTGTCGGAAAATCTACACTGCTAAAAACCATTATGAAAGAGTTAAAGCCATTAGAAGGCGATATTCATTATGGTACAGGTATTCAGTTTGGCTATTACGACCAAGAACAAGCCAATTTAAAAGGCAATAAGCTGGTACTGAACGAATTATGGGACGACTACCCGCTCATTAACGAAAAAGACATACGTGGCATATTAGGTCGATTCTTGTTTACCGGTGACGATGTGCTAAAACCTGTTTCTACATTATCAGGTGGCGAAAAAGCACGTGTGGCACTAGCAAAACTTATGATGCAAAAAGCCAATGTCTTGTTGTTAGATGAGCCAACCAACCATTTGGACCTCGACAGTAAAGAAGTTTTGGAAAATGCATTATTAGATTACCCTGGTACATTACTTTTTGTTTCCCATGACCGTTACTTTATGAACCGCATTGCAACAAAAGTAATTGAACTTACGCAAGATGGCACGACTGAATACTTGGGTGACTACGATTATTATGTAGAGAAAAAATTAGAGATTGCTGAACTAAAAGCACTCGATGAAGCCGGTTCGGTCACTGAAGTAAAAGCTCCAGTTGCTTCCTCTACTTCTCAGATTGACAAAGAAGCGAAAAAGCGCGAACGTCAATTGCTTCGACAATCAGAAGAAATCGAACAATCGATGGAAAAGCTAGATTTACAAATTACTGACATCGAAAAACAACTATGCAAGCCAGAAATCTTCCAAGATCATGAACGAGTACTACCACTTCAAAATGAACTTGAAGAGCTCAAGTCCACTCATGAAGAAGTTATGACGCAATGGCTTGAAATTCAGGAAGAAATTGAAAATATGTAG
- a CDS encoding redox-sensing transcriptional repressor Rex yields the protein MLQETSKIPQATTKRLPLYYRFLQNFANAGQKRISSQELSEAMKIDSATIRRDFSQLGAHGKKGYGYDVQELLLFFRKTLDQDEATNVALIGVGGLGSAFLKYNFHRNHNTKIIVAFDSNSPKEGEKINDIDTYHPDKIEEKIKEYGIELVILTVPSRSAQEVTDRLAKTDIKGILNFTPVRISVPEHIRVQTIDLSVELQTLIYQIKQQ from the coding sequence ATGTTACAAGAGACATCTAAAATTCCGCAAGCCACGACAAAAAGGCTGCCACTATATTATCGCTTTCTTCAAAACTTTGCGAACGCCGGACAAAAAAGAATTTCTTCGCAGGAATTGAGTGAAGCGATGAAAATTGATTCTGCTACCATCCGCCGTGATTTTTCTCAATTGGGTGCACATGGTAAAAAAGGCTATGGCTATGACGTTCAAGAATTACTGCTGTTTTTTCGCAAAACATTAGATCAAGATGAAGCGACCAATGTCGCATTAATTGGTGTTGGTGGGCTTGGCAGTGCATTCTTAAAGTATAATTTTCACCGCAATCACAATACAAAAATCATTGTTGCTTTTGATTCCAATAGTCCAAAAGAGGGCGAAAAGATCAACGACATTGACACGTATCATCCCGATAAAATCGAAGAAAAGATTAAAGAATACGGGATAGAGTTGGTTATTTTAACCGTGCCTTCCCGATCAGCTCAAGAAGTAACAGACCGTTTAGCAAAAACGGATATTAAAGGGATTTTGAATTTCACACCGGTTCGAATTTCGGTGCCTGAACATATCCGTGTCCAGACCATTGATCTGTCAGTAGAGCTGCAAACATTAATCTACCAAATCAAGCAGCAATGA
- a CDS encoding twin-arginine translocase TatA/TatE family subunit, with protein sequence MPGPMSIIIIGVVALLVFGPKKLPELGKAFGSSLREFKNATKGLVDDDDDKVDLKKKD encoded by the coding sequence ATGCCAGGTCCAATGAGTATCATTATTATCGGTGTTGTTGCTTTACTTGTTTTCGGTCCGAAAAAATTACCGGAACTCGGAAAAGCATTTGGTTCTTCTTTGCGTGAGTTTAAAAACGCAACAAAAGGACTTGTAGACGATGACGACGATAAAGTAGATTTGAAAAAGAAAGACTAG
- the tatC gene encoding twin-arginine translocase subunit TatC, with product MTEKDMTLIEHIGELRKRLTILVVFFVLAIIISFFIAQPLIQYLQYTEEAKNLTLNAFKITDPLKIFMQVTMILALIITSPLIMYQFWAFISPGLLDKERRATLSYIPFSVLLFLGGIAFAYLILFPYVIGFMLNISDNMNIQETIGINEYFQFLFQITLPFGVIFQLPVLMLFLTRLGIITPMLMTKYRKFAYLGLVIIAAFITPPDIVSHMIVTLPLIILYEFSVVIAKIGYRKFLKAEQQQAIEEQQESLPPN from the coding sequence ATGACAGAAAAAGATATGACATTAATTGAACATATAGGTGAACTTAGAAAACGACTGACCATTCTAGTCGTTTTCTTTGTATTAGCGATTATTATTAGCTTTTTCATTGCACAGCCGCTGATTCAGTATTTGCAATATACCGAAGAAGCAAAAAATCTTACCTTGAATGCGTTCAAAATTACGGATCCACTGAAGATTTTTATGCAGGTAACCATGATTTTAGCGTTAATCATCACTTCACCGCTAATCATGTACCAATTCTGGGCGTTTATAAGCCCTGGACTTCTCGATAAAGAGCGGAGAGCGACATTAAGTTATATTCCGTTTTCAGTACTACTGTTTTTAGGTGGAATTGCTTTCGCCTATTTAATCTTGTTTCCATACGTCATCGGATTTATGTTGAATATATCCGATAACATGAATATACAAGAAACCATCGGCATTAATGAGTATTTTCAATTCTTGTTCCAGATTACGTTGCCGTTCGGTGTGATTTTCCAGCTACCGGTACTGATGTTGTTTTTAACAAGACTCGGGATTATTACACCGATGTTGATGACTAAGTATCGTAAGTTTGCCTATCTTGGATTGGTGATCATTGCGGCGTTTATTACTCCGCCTGACATCGTTTCACATATGATTGTTACGTTACCGCTTATTATATTGTATGAATTTAGTGTTGTGATTGCTAAAATCGGCTACCGTAAATTTTTAAAAGCAGAGCAGCAACAAGCGATCGAAGAACAACAAGAAAGCCTTCCACCGAATTGA
- a CDS encoding CPBP family intramembrane glutamic endopeptidase: MPSKRKKFIDTFFENDTRKKPTVQKSTNNRPKYKGKKTPLYVLLIFIAAQLSPILFISPTLGYFQDQGMDREAAGFATSGWLIFLTMGIGFILTLILISRDKRFFDIWKGKKSSLLMSIIWGFLGFLLLLIGQSIAALIEMNFLGIDPGSENTASLVNIAEVVPLAIVSIVLFGPVLEELVFRRVLFGSLNQTTNFFFATAVSALTFALIHFDFTHLLLYFTTGLILAFLYQKTKSIVTPIIAHILLNSYVMVIQLNMDKIMEFQKQLENLQ, encoded by the coding sequence ATGCCCTCTAAACGAAAGAAATTCATAGACACATTTTTTGAGAACGATACTAGAAAAAAACCAACTGTACAAAAAAGTACCAATAATCGCCCAAAGTATAAAGGTAAAAAAACACCGCTTTATGTATTATTAATTTTCATCGCGGCACAGCTATCGCCGATCTTGTTTATTAGCCCTACCTTAGGCTACTTCCAAGACCAAGGCATGGACCGCGAAGCTGCTGGGTTTGCAACATCCGGCTGGCTAATCTTTTTAACGATGGGAATTGGCTTTATCTTAACGCTCATCCTCATATCCCGAGACAAACGCTTTTTCGATATTTGGAAAGGCAAAAAATCGTCTCTTCTCATGTCGATTATCTGGGGCTTTCTCGGCTTCTTGCTGTTACTCATCGGCCAATCCATTGCCGCTTTAATTGAAATGAATTTCCTTGGCATTGATCCCGGCTCTGAGAATACCGCTTCATTAGTTAACATTGCCGAAGTGGTGCCACTCGCGATCGTTTCAATTGTCTTGTTTGGTCCAGTTCTTGAAGAGCTTGTTTTCCGCCGCGTGTTGTTTGGGTCACTAAACCAGACAACCAACTTCTTTTTCGCAACTGCGGTGAGTGCATTGACGTTCGCGTTAATCCATTTCGACTTTACGCACCTATTGCTGTATTTCACAACCGGGTTGATTTTGGCTTTTCTATACCAGAAAACAAAAAGCATCGTCACGCCAATCATTGCGCATATTCTGTTAAACAGCTATGTAATGGTTATTCAATTGAACATGGACAAAATCATGGAATTTCAAAAACAACTGGAAAATTTACAGTAA
- the groES gene encoding co-chaperone GroES, translating into MLRPLGDRVIIELIEAEEKTSSGIVLPGSAQEKPQEGHVIAVGNGLIRENGQRTELDVQAGDRVIFSKYAGSELKYEGKEYLILRENDILAVLG; encoded by the coding sequence TTGTTAAGACCACTAGGAGATCGTGTAATTATTGAGCTCATCGAAGCGGAAGAAAAAACATCAAGCGGTATCGTTTTACCGGGATCGGCACAAGAAAAACCGCAGGAGGGCCATGTGATCGCTGTAGGAAATGGACTTATTCGTGAAAACGGACAGCGCACAGAATTAGACGTGCAAGCTGGCGATCGCGTTATCTTCTCGAAATACGCAGGCTCTGAATTGAAATATGAAGGCAAAGAATATTTGATTTTACGTGAAAACGATATATTAGCAGTTTTAGGCTAA
- the groL gene encoding chaperonin GroEL (60 kDa chaperone family; promotes refolding of misfolded polypeptides especially under stressful conditions; forms two stacked rings of heptamers to form a barrel-shaped 14mer; ends can be capped by GroES; misfolded proteins enter the barrel where they are refolded when GroES binds) yields the protein MAKEIKFSEDARSLMLRGVDKLADTVKVTLGPKGRNVVLEKKFGSPLITNDGVTIAKEIELENAFENMGAKLVAEVASKTNDIAGDGTTTATVLAQAMIREGLKNVTAGANPVGIRHGIELAVESALSELKAISKPIEGKESIAQVAAISSGDEEVGKLIAEAMERVGNDGVITLEESRGFTTELDVVEGMQFDRGYQSPYMVTDSDKMEAVLENPFILVTDKKIGNIQEILPVLEQVVQQSKPLLIVAEDVEGEALATLVVNKLRGTFNAVAVKAPGFGDRRKAMLEDIAALTGAEVITEDLGLELKTTNIAQLGRASKVVVTKENTTIVEGAGNQEHIVARVGQIRNQLEESTSEFDKEKLQERLAKLAGGVAVIKVGAATETELKERKLRIEDALNSTRAAVEEGIVAGGGTALVNVYNKVAELLTAQEGDVATGINIVLRALEEPVRQIATNAGLEGSIIVHRLKTEEVGIGYNAANGEWVNMVEEGIVDPTKVTRSALQNAASVAAMFLTTEAVVADLPEPAGQGGGMPDMGGMGGMM from the coding sequence ATGGCAAAAGAGATTAAGTTCAGCGAAGACGCACGCAGTTTAATGCTGAGAGGCGTAGATAAATTAGCAGACACAGTAAAAGTAACGCTTGGACCAAAAGGGCGTAACGTAGTGCTTGAGAAAAAATTCGGTTCGCCGTTAATCACCAACGATGGTGTGACAATCGCAAAAGAAATCGAACTTGAAAATGCTTTTGAAAACATGGGTGCGAAACTTGTTGCGGAAGTTGCTTCTAAAACAAACGACATCGCTGGTGATGGTACAACTACAGCAACGGTTCTTGCTCAAGCAATGATCCGTGAAGGGTTGAAAAACGTTACAGCTGGTGCAAACCCAGTCGGCATCCGTCACGGAATTGAATTAGCTGTTGAAAGCGCACTTAGCGAATTAAAAGCGATTTCAAAACCAATCGAAGGCAAAGAGTCAATTGCACAAGTTGCAGCGATTTCGTCTGGGGACGAAGAAGTCGGCAAATTGATTGCAGAAGCAATGGAGCGCGTGGGTAACGACGGCGTGATCACATTAGAAGAATCACGTGGCTTTACAACGGAACTTGACGTTGTAGAAGGTATGCAATTTGATCGTGGCTACCAATCACCATACATGGTAACCGATTCAGATAAAATGGAAGCTGTTTTAGAAAACCCATTTATTTTAGTGACGGACAAGAAAATTGGCAACATCCAAGAAATCTTACCAGTCCTTGAACAAGTGGTTCAACAAAGCAAACCGTTACTGATCGTTGCTGAAGACGTTGAAGGCGAAGCGTTAGCAACATTAGTAGTGAATAAATTGCGTGGCACGTTTAACGCAGTAGCTGTAAAGGCACCAGGCTTCGGTGATCGTCGCAAAGCAATGCTTGAGGATATTGCAGCATTAACTGGCGCAGAAGTGATCACAGAGGATCTAGGGCTTGAATTGAAAACAACAAACATTGCTCAACTAGGTCGTGCATCAAAAGTTGTTGTGACAAAAGAAAACACAACAATCGTAGAAGGCGCTGGCAACCAAGAGCATATCGTTGCGCGCGTTGGTCAAATCCGCAACCAATTAGAAGAGTCAACTTCTGAATTCGACAAAGAGAAACTACAAGAACGTCTAGCGAAATTAGCTGGCGGCGTAGCTGTCATCAAAGTCGGAGCGGCTACAGAAACGGAATTGAAAGAACGCAAACTTCGCATTGAAGATGCTTTGAACTCAACTCGTGCAGCTGTAGAAGAAGGAATTGTTGCCGGCGGTGGTACAGCATTAGTCAACGTCTACAACAAAGTAGCAGAACTTCTTACAGCACAAGAAGGCGACGTAGCAACAGGGATCAACATCGTACTTCGTGCGCTTGAAGAGCCAGTTCGTCAAATCGCAACAAACGCAGGACTTGAAGGATCTATCATCGTTCACCGTCTGAAAACAGAAGAAGTCGGAATCGGCTATAACGCTGCAAACGGCGAATGGGTGAACATGGTTGAAGAAGGAATCGTTGATCCAACTAAAGTTACCCGTTCAGCATTACAAAATGCAGCATCTGTTGCGGCAATGTTCTTAACAACTGAAGCGGTTGTTGCAGACTTGCCAGAACCAGCAGGACAAGGCGGCGGCATGCCTGATATGGGTGGCATGGGCGGCATGATGTAA
- a CDS encoding LLM class flavin-dependent oxidoreductase: MIHGVGEKISDWRHPAMPADASVSFEFYKQQAQTSERGKFDFVFIADALYINEKSNPHYLNRFEPLTILSALAAITSNIGLVSTLSTTYSEPFSAARQFASLDMLSGGRAGWNAVTSGLEKTALNFSKQLDDHPSHAERYRMAAEFVHVMKGLWNSWEDDAFVRDKASGQFFDPTKLHPLNHQGEFFSVQGPLNIGRSPQGQPVIFQAGSSKDGIAFSAQQADAVFAIMPNIDEATQYCKNVKEQARLSGRHSEDILVLQGISPIIGDTEEDAERKYQELASLVTTEQALAFLGRLFEHHDFSQYPLDEPFPELGTIGKNSFQSDTDRIKKEAREENLSLRQVALREATPRTPFIGTPEYVANLIELWYEQHAADGFMIIANLPSELEAFVDQVVPILQARGIFRNEYEGKTLRDNLELPYLEKRQSVKR; encoded by the coding sequence ATGATTCATGGAGTCGGCGAAAAGATTTCAGATTGGCGCCACCCGGCAATGCCAGCGGATGCCAGTGTCAGTTTTGAATTTTACAAACAACAAGCGCAAACTTCAGAACGCGGCAAATTTGATTTTGTATTTATTGCAGATGCTTTATACATCAATGAAAAATCAAATCCGCATTACTTAAATCGCTTTGAACCGTTAACGATCCTTTCTGCCTTGGCAGCGATTACGTCAAACATCGGACTCGTTAGTACGTTATCTACAACCTATAGTGAACCGTTTTCAGCAGCACGCCAGTTTGCTTCATTAGATATGTTGAGTGGCGGACGCGCTGGATGGAACGCGGTTACTTCAGGACTGGAAAAAACCGCATTGAATTTTAGCAAACAACTCGACGATCACCCCAGTCACGCGGAACGCTACCGAATGGCTGCAGAATTTGTTCACGTCATGAAAGGCTTATGGAATTCGTGGGAAGATGATGCCTTTGTTCGTGATAAAGCGTCTGGGCAGTTTTTTGATCCAACCAAGTTGCATCCATTAAACCATCAAGGCGAATTCTTTTCTGTGCAAGGGCCGTTGAATATTGGTCGCTCACCACAAGGACAGCCCGTAATTTTCCAAGCCGGTTCTTCTAAAGACGGCATTGCTTTTTCTGCACAACAAGCAGATGCCGTCTTTGCCATTATGCCGAATATAGATGAAGCCACGCAGTATTGTAAAAATGTTAAAGAACAAGCCCGTTTGAGCGGTCGTCACTCTGAAGACATATTGGTCTTACAAGGCATCAGCCCGATTATCGGTGATACGGAAGAAGATGCCGAACGAAAATACCAAGAGCTGGCCAGTTTAGTAACGACCGAACAAGCTCTCGCTTTTTTAGGACGTCTATTTGAACACCATGATTTTTCTCAATACCCACTCGACGAACCGTTTCCAGAACTCGGAACCATCGGCAAAAACAGTTTCCAAAGCGATACCGACCGTATTAAAAAAGAAGCACGCGAGGAAAACTTAAGCTTGCGCCAAGTGGCTTTACGTGAAGCGACACCGCGCACACCTTTTATAGGCACACCTGAATACGTCGCTAATTTGATCGAATTGTGGTACGAACAACACGCAGCAGATGGCTTTATGATCATTGCCAATTTGCCAAGTGAACTCGAAGCGTTTGTCGACCAAGTGGTACCAATTCTGCAAGCACGCGGAATTTTCCGGAACGAATATGAAGGAAAGACGTTGCGTGACAATTTGGAGTTGCCTTATCTGGAAAAGCGGCAGTCTGTTAAGCGGTAA